The sequence GACCTAATAGGAAGAGTGGGATAACTCCTTATAAAACCCACGATGAGTTTGTCCATAAGCTGTGTGTGACTTCTCAATTACGTCCCCTCACGTGTGGATCAGTTTTTCTAGTACCATCATCGTGGGTAAGTCGTAAGAGTCTATCATCAGTCATAAGTTAACCTGCTCTGATATCATATagaaatacttattttttctcataaaagGCCTAATAGGAGAAGTGTGGTAACTCCTTATAAAATTCGAGATGAGTTCGTCCCTAAACTGCGTGGGACTCCTCAATAGGAGGTAATATCCAATCACGAATTTAATTCGATATTAtgatcttgatttgattttcacaaCTATCAAATCACTTtagtgatttgattttcataatgaaatatttatcttatcCCATTTGATCAATGTAATTTATGTGACCTTGTATTCAACAACAGTAtttgagaataataaaaatgtaatcCTCAAATTGTCTATCTTTCCTCTCACTTTCTTTTGTTCATAttcttttctattatattttatatatatatatatagagagagagagaaattctaCATATAACCCGCATGAAGCGGATAAAcgccgcgtaatcgttttgaaaaatagtacagtctactattaaaaaattactttttttcatataagtcatatattttattcattttttttaaaacgattacgcggcggttgcacaattcactgttgcaaatatcttttctcatatgtatatatatatatatattgatctagCAGAGATCATatatctgcatatatatatatatatatatatatatatatataaatatatggtaATTGCTTACTATTTTTAGCAAAttgaaatcaatttatttatattaaaaatctaaTGGGAAAAGTAGCACAAAATACATGATAATATTCCAACAAGCATAATGGGACAAATCACGTTAATTAACAAAGACACAAATGACCAAGCTGCATGCATGGGaccctatatttatttaattcctTCCATATTATTCCAATTTCTATGACCTAAATCTCTGTAAAAACAGTACTgcatttttctctccctctgGCTCTGGATATTAACAGTGATTAATGGTTTGAACGAACGGTTCCATCACTCAAAATCCCACCAAGAAATAAACATTAATAATCAAGCTATATAGCAGGGGGTGCATGCATGCAGACATTGCAGAGAGATCGATTTCAAGGGCACTTGGACTTGCCCTTGGAGTTCTTGAGGTCTTTGTAGCAAGCGCACTCATGCTTGTTGCCATATGTCCCAGATGGCACGCACTGGCACTTCTCACAGCAAATCCCGCAGTATTTCAAGCACCGATCCTGCACTCCTGCCTTTGCGCACCGATCCCCGCACTTTGAGTCACAGAagccttttatttttaagaagaatgataaaaatattatcagtTAGCATAGCACATTATCAAACTAAACCCagcaaattttatagaaaaaatttgttttttttgttttttggaagaaagagtgctgcaaaagaaagaaagcgTGGATGAGAAGTTGATCAAGGCTTCTTACTTGAACCAGCTTCTGTGGTCTGAAAGAAAGAGGAGCTGATGAGGGCAAAACACACAAGCAGGAAAGTTGCAAAGACGAGCTTCATTTTCTGACGGTTTTGGGAGAATGTACAGCAACAAAATGGAGTAGAGAGATGTCTGGAAAGATAGTTTAGCAAGAGAGTGTTTACAAGGATGGTGGAGAGAGTTGGGAGTGTTGGGGGTATTTATAGTGGAAAAACTAGGAATTCTAGGTGAAGTGTTAGGAGGGTGTCATTAGGAaagctaaataaaaaaaaaaatatcaccttCTTCTGGATTACACTCGGTTTTCACAATCCGCACCGGCCTAGACATGCATCTTTTAGCAATGACATTTGGTAAACTTTTGATGACATGTCCAGCAACTCCGACAGCAATTgctagttggttttttttttttttttttccgtcatTGGCACATaatgttgagaaataatctcacattatctATAGATAAAGTCTTAAGCACGTTTATAAAGAATGGACAGTCTTCTCTTGTAGAACTAATTTTACAAGATGAGTTagattcataaatttcttcataatATCAGAATCTACCACAAAACAAATGAGGCTCACACTACTTATCTTGTGACAaggattagaaaaaatattggcATATAGTTGAAAAAAGGTATTGAAGAATAATATCACATCGGTATTGAagaataatatcacattatccgtagataaaatcttaaatatatttatgaggaATAAATAATTctctcttataaaaataattttataattttataagataaattagatctataaatttcttcataaaaTATCTGGACTCTCGACTAATTTCAGGAGCCCATAACATGTTCTAGGTAAAGATTTTCACTTcagatttaataaaaattatcaggATCGCAAAAATGCGAATGCAAAATTTCGAATCAAGTACGTCGATCTAATTTTTACTGGACTCCTAGACCACTACACTCATGACCATTGACCACCGGCCATAGGGCtgattgctagctagctagctgttcgTAATTAAGTAGGCATGGGGGCCTTTGTTTAGTTGTTAGTTCATTGGATTCATTTTAAGCATGATCTGGAATTCACTTAAGGAAGACAAGAAAGGAGGCCAGGCTATACAGCTTTTGCATGGATATTGCTGTGACGTTAATCTGTCGTTTTGCCTAATAAAGTGTACGTGCTGGCTCACATGACCTGTCCtccaatatatatagatatactaagggtgattaaaaaaataatagaggcCATCTCTCCTGTTGTGGTGCAAAGCACCTTCCTGGCATGGCCTCTGTTAACTCTCGGCCTCGATATACCCCGACCCTTTTAAAAAGATGAATTGGTCTTGTGTTGGCACTggttccttttattttttattttttgtcctttttacCTTGAGATTAAGGGAGTGCACGTGAAATGTTCGAAGAGAGCTAGGTTGAAAACTGTGTGGGAAGTGTTTGAATAGCTGACACTTTCGGGTACTTATAAATTTGCATGTGAGTTGAAGCTCAACTAGAGGAGAAGTCATCTCGTGAAAGAGTGATGAAATCCTTTGTGAGAGCAAGAGTGCAAATTAATTAGGTGGTGACATTGAGAGATCAGCTGTCTCCTTCAATCATGATGCTATTAATTCCAAACTGGGTATGGATGACAGCAGCAAGTATTGCTAACTTCCACTTTACCGATAGAGGGGTTTGCCGGCCGGGAGTCGTGTTTAATGTTAAGGAATAATTTTACATTGCctgtagataatattttaaatatgtttataaagaatgaatcATCATCTTTTATAGAActagttttatgaaatgagttagaTCATGCatcaatttattcatttaacaCAAATTTCACAATATCTTTTTGAAggatatttaattatattggtTATAATTTATGCAAGTAAGACCACCCTCAGTCACTTGCGAATCTTGTTGacaatgtcataaaaaaaagatgtattaataaatataagttGCAACTTGCAGGCAATTATATTGTGAAGGAAGCGAGCTAGCTAGAAAACGCTCTTCCAAAACCGGAATCTTGCGTTCCAGCTTTTTATAACTTGCAACTTGATCCATTAATGGTCAAAtgcaccattaaaaaaaagaaaaaaaagaattgaaaatccAATATCTGCCAACTTGCAGTACTACCGTAGGGACGATTAGTTGGTAAGAGCAAGCAAGCTAGGTCATGTGTTTTTGGTGGGAAATTTGGAGGGAATCTGCTTCTTTAATTTAGGTTTCTCGACCTCAAAGGAAGcatataatgcatgcatgtatgtttcATTTCATTACAGTAATCTGAGTCACCATTCACTATTAATTCAACGTTGATGAAGTCAAGTGGCATGCACTAACGTCGTCGTTGGAGGGGACCTTCGATCGCTTTTacccaaaaaaacaaaggaaaaagtcgttaattaaccaaaacacaCTTTCCAGGAAATCGATCTCTACCTAAGACAGCACTGCATTCGAATTCCATGAGTCTCACCTACCTGCATGCTCCCATCGATTTGACTTCAAACAATTATCATTAACAAAGAAAAACTACTGCTTATCAAAATGCTGAATTAATTAAACTTCCCCCTTTTCATATAGCagaagtatgtatatatatatatatatatatatatatatgtatacactaTACAGTTTATATACCTCCCGATCTTCCAACAAAATTTCATGTATGGAATACCAAGAGACGACAACACTAGAAAGAACGAGAATAAAACAATTAGAGGATCATGAAGTAGGCCAACGTATATATGGACTGGACAGTACTATTTCTTCATGGGCCCTTCTGCATGCATGCCTTACACATGGACTAGGCATACAGTATCTCTTCATGGGCCCGATTTAGCAACAGAACTAGGCTCAGTCTCGCAAAATCCGAATTTCCAACCAAGAAATGGATTTTACATCTGCCATGTCTTTGTAAGAGGAGTTTGTTCTGGATGAACTCAGTTTAGataagttgagttctttataaataaaaaaataatggatgcAACCGGCCTGGGGAAACCCCACAGCATCGCGTCCGACgtggcattaaaaaaaaagatgccgTTTCGGTTTTGTTTGAAAGTGCAGATGCCTCCATCCCATGAGTCTTCGTCTATGCTATTTCTGAAATTCCCAAGTCTTCTCCATCGACGAATGCAACGCCCCCACGTTTGCCAAAGACGAGGACGTTTGAGGCTTCTCTCTAGTTGCTATCGTCTTCTCCACCGATGACGTATGAGGCTTTTCTCCAGATTGTCCATACCCTAACTCCTCCACACGTTGCCTCTACCAAGAACACAAAAAATCACCGCAATTCGACACCTGTATTCACATCTCCTCGAAGTTCAATTCGGTGAAAGTTTGAGCTCGGATTTGAGCTAACTCCCAGTGGACAATGGAAGATGAACTCTGCAAAAAACTCCACTTCGAAGAAAACTATGAGCAACGGTAGTGAAGAAGGCTAAGTTTTTGGaagtaaattgatttttatttttcttttcttgtgtgTATAtggcagagaaaaaaaaataaaacgggAAAAATCCTCAGCACCAACGAGATCCATgaacctccacctccaccctTCTTGAAGCACCGAATCTGACAGTAGAATCTCAAGAACCGAGTGGGAATCTCAAGAACCTAGTAGAATCTCAGAATAAGAATCAAAAGAAGTCCCAAAGCTCTGATTTTTCTCCTACCCACGAACAAGCACGGAGTTGAGACCCACGAAGATGACCCCTCTGCTAATTTCATTTGGGCATCCGTTGGTCTTCTAAGAAATTAGCAGCTTTTTAATACAAGTCCCACAAAGAAGACCCACGAAGACTTTTCTTCATGtccatttgctttttcttttttactcttttgcagctttttaactttttgtttttttctttattaattttttttcacataagTTTTGCCACTTACAAACCGGTTGTATCCCGTTTGCGCAAACTGGTTATCTGTAGCAAAATTCTTATGAATAACAATGAGTTTTGTGGAATCcacctaagatgaatttagataaatttatgagaagttgGAAAAGATTGTAGGTCTcacatgtaaagaggtgttgagttgaaaaatgttataggtctcccgtgtaaagagattttgagttgagatgagtttagtgatttaagacttaggtgtttggatgttagactcagttaaAAATTAGACTGACCTAAGATCAACTGATTCGTTCAGTCTAAgttccaaacgagaccttaactATGTTAAAATAAGATTCTTGTTCGACAATAGTCCTATTTTCGAGATTCTAGATTTTAGTACTTCTACTTGTTTGTGCAAGACTTGTACCTGGTGATCAAacgatgcatgcatgatgctaGAATATATACGATCGATCAAGCAATTTAAAGAGCTAGCTAGCCTTCTCGTAGCTTAATGAATCATATTGTTATTGGTCCACAATTTTCACAACCTAGAACTAGAAAAATCTTCAAACAATCATCATAACTACACTGTCCTTGCGACCAGCAAGGGGGAATTAAACgaaagaaagaagggaaaaaaagaggACAAAACAGCTTCagctattttaataatttcatgcATGGTCGATCGATATCGTGAATTCTTCTTAATTAGAACATTCGATGGAGTACTGGGCCTATTATCTTCACCACTtcttatgtttatgtatttttatagaaaagtaCTAGTGCTACATCATCTACAAAGCgatcttatcaaaataaatttataaattgatgtagtttcatgtgatatatatatacacgttagatctattttacaataaaaatacttttacaatctgacgtaacatatcaaatcacgtcagtttatgaatttactttttattaacaTAGAACTTTCTATTCCAAAATAGTCCTTGTACATTCTAGAATGTAGGTTTACCTTtctgttatttttattctttattctcttGTAACAGAATGATTCTCTttgtaaagtgtataaatatacACTGACTCTCACTATCAATAGAACTTGGAAATTCAGCAAAATTGTGGCtttaacatggtatcaaagcTGCTCGACTAGCAGTCTCGTGATCCATGGCTATGCCTCATTCTTCCAtgctttcttcattttctcatgTTGTCACTACCAAACTTACCATAGAAAATTACTTACTCTGGAGTGTCCAAATCTTTGCATATCTTCGAGGTCAAGACCTCTATGGATACATTGATGGGACTTTTCGTTGTCCTACGCAGCTTCTACCTGCTAGTGGCAATGTCATACCTAAAACCAATCCAGAATATCTTGCTTGGATGAAGACAGATCAGCCAGTTCTCAGTGTTCTGTTTTCATCCCTCTCTGACTCTATCCTTGGACAGGTCCTCTCCTCTAGAACATCACGAGAGCTTTGGCTCTCTTTGAAATCCATGCTTGCCTCTCATTCACAGGCAAAAGAATTACAAGTAAGATTTCAACTTACAAATCTTTCTCGTGATGATCTATCGATCTCAGACTACTTTGGAAAGGTTAGAAAACTTGCTGATATGCTAGCTACGACTGGCAATCCTCTCCCAGACAAGGAATTTTTCACTTATCTTCTCACTGGTCTTGGACTAGTCTACAAGTCATTTGTAACCTCTATTACTACAAGATTTGATCCTTTTTCCTCCTCTGAACTTTATCAATTACTTCTGATTCATGAAAGCAGACTTTCTCATGCTGCTAACACTACTAAATCTGTTGTTGAGCCTTCTATCAATTACAATAGTCGTGATCAAAGAGGACGAGGTCATTTCCGTGGTGGTCAACAAGGTAGAGGACGTGGTGGTGGAAGAACTTAGAATCGTGGTGGTCGCTCATTCAATTCCTCAGGAAACTTCAGCCCCTCAGGAAACTTTCCACAAACACCTAATGACCAAAGATCCACTTGTCAAGTTTGCAACAAACAAGGGCATATCGCCCTTCAGTGTCGATACAGATTTGACCATTCTTACCAAATAGATCCACCTCAATCTTTCAATGCAAACCACACTTCATCTACCTCCTTCGCTGACCAAAATTGGTACCCCGATTCAGGTGCCACTCACCACATTACCCATGACCTCACGAACCTGAATCTTCACAGTGAACCATACTCTGGTGTAGATGCAATCCGCGTGGGTGATGGATCGTGTCTCCCCATCCAACACACCGGTGACAACTCTTTTACTTCAAACTCCGtctcattttctcttaaaaatctTTTACATGTTCCGAACATTTCGAAAAATCTCATTTCTGTCTTACAATTTTGCATTCATAATTCTTGCTTTTTTGAGTTTCATGCAACTCACTTCTCTGTGAAGGATTCTCGGACGGGGATAACCCTCCTCACAGGGCCCACCCGTAATGGTTTCTACCAatttccttcaataaaaatcGTTGCCTCCACTCAGCTTGGTGAACGGACCACTCTTCCAACTTGGCACCAAAGATCGGGTCATCCATCTCTTCAACTTGTCTCCAAGATTGTGCACACCAACTGCTTGCCTCTTTCTCCCAGTAGCTCGTCTTTCAAATGTCCTCACTGCCCTCTTGCAAAGAGTTGCCAACTTCCTTATGGGCCGAGTCAGTCCACTTACACGAGGCCCTTGCAACTACTCAGCGCAGATCTCTGGGGCCCATCTCCAGTTACTTCAAAATGTGGCTTCCGCTATTATGTTTCCTTCATAGATCAATTTACTCGCTATACTTGgctttttcctttaaaaatgaAATCTGATGTTTAGACCATCTTCTCTCAATTATTACCTTACATTGAAAGactttttaattgtaaattgaCTACTCTACAAACTGATGGTGGAACGGAATTTAAACCAATTACATTTCTATGTTCCCAACTTGGTATTTCTCATCGACTCTCTTGTCCATATgcccatcaacaaaatgggctAGTAGAGCGTAAGTATCGACACATTGTCAAAACTGGGCTTGTTCTTCTAGCCCATTCCTCTCTACCCACCACTTATTGGCTTGAGGCCTTTGAAACTTCGGTCCACTTGATTAATATGCTTCCGtcaaaaattctcaaaaataaatccCCTCATTTCATGGTTTATAAAAAGGATCCCAATTATCCTATCTTAAAAGTGTTTGGGTGTGAATGTTGGCCCAATTTAAGGCCCTATAATAAACACAAACTTAACTTCCGTTCTGTTTCCTGTGTATTCTACAAATAGGATTTACATCTCTAGGGATGTAACATTTGATGAAGGTTATTTTCCCTTTTCAAAACGAAAGCCCAGTTCTATTCTACCCACTTCATCCTCCCTGACCCAAACACAAGCCTCTCTTCCACTCTTTATAAAGTCCATTCTCGGTTCAGGCCCATCTCATGGCTCTCCTTCTTCACTTTTGAATATCTCGATCTCTGACATTCCCAATCAGAGTAACCGTAACTCTTCTTCTCCTAATTCCTCATCCTCTAATAGTTCCTCCTCGAATCACTCATCTCCTGCTTCTAATCCGTGCAACTCTTCCTTTGTCCCAAACAAATCTTATTCATCCCTTCTTATCCCTCCTTGATCACCCATCATCACACGAAGTCAAACCAATTCATCTCGTCCACGGACTCTCACAAATGGCACTATCCAGTACCCGCAAAGGACTTGTCTCAACACCACGGTGGCCGTTCCAGATGAACCATCCAGTTTCTCTGCTGCCTCTAAGTTTCCCAAATGGTATGATGCTATGTCCATTGAATATAATGCTTTGATTCAAACTAATACTTGGACATTGGTACCCCCCTTCCCACCTTGAATATTCTAGGCTGTCGTTGGGTTTATAGAACCAAATTAAACTCTGATAGTTCTTTTGCTGGTAGAAAGGCTCGGTTGGTAGCCAAGGGCTACCACCAACAGTCGGGTCTAGACTATAACGAAACGTTTAGTCCTGTTATTAAATCAACCACAATCCGTATGATCTTATCTCTAGCTGTCAGTCAAGGATGACCTTTGCACCAAATTGACATTCAGAATACTTTTTTACATAGATCATTGACTAACACAGTTTATATGCAGCAACCTCAGGGGTTTATCAACTTTGCTTATCCTAACTATGTCTGTAAATTGAATAAGGTTGTCTATGGCCTTAAGCAGGCCCCTCGTGCCTGGTTTTCTCAACTCAGTAATTGGTTGATTAAGTATGGCTTTTCTACTTCTAAAGCAGATCCATCATTATTTATTCTCAAAAATGGTGATCTGATTATTTACTTGTTgatctatgttgatgatatggtTATCACCTCTTCACAACCACATGCTATTCCTTCATTTATTTCTGCCTTGGCCATTGTTTTTCTTGTCAAGGATTTGGGAAAACTTTCTTATTTCCTTGGACTTGAGATTGATTACTCTGATGTTGGTTTATTCTTGTCCCAACGGAAATATATCAAGGATCTGTTGGCTAGAAGCAATATGCTTTCTACCAAACCAATAACTTCACCTATGGCAGCCTCTCTTAAGTTGTCTCAATATGATTCACCTGAATTTGATGGTTGCACTCTGTTCAGAAGTATTGTAGGAGGGTTACAGTACCTATCCTTGACTAGACCTGACAAAGCTTTTGTTGTAAACAAAGtatgtcaatttatgcactGTCCTAAGCTCTCTCACTGGGTTGCTGTCAAAAGAATTCTACGATACTTAAAGGGTACTCTCAATCTTGGTTTGTTCTTTAAGAAGGTTTCAACACTTACCCTTCAAGTCTATACCGACGTTGACTGGGGAGGATGCCCAGACGACAGACGCTCAACAGGTGGTTTCTATATTTTCCTTGGTCAATACTTGATTTCCTGGAGCTCTAAGAAGCAGAAGACGGTTGCTAGATCTAGCACTGAAGCAGAGTATAAATCCTTGTCATCCACAGTTGCTGAATTAATTTGGCTGCAAACACTGCTCCTAGAACTTGGCATCTCTCTGTCACAACCACCCATTCTCTGGTGTGACAACATTGGAGCAACCCCCCTCTCTGCAAATCCACTCTACCACTCACGGACAAAACACATGGAAGTCGACTACCATTTTGTTCGAGACAGAGTTGCTGCCAACACTCTCAAAGTTTCCTACTGCAGTTCAAAGGACCAGCTGGCTAATGTTTTTACCAAACCCTTGGTTTCAAATAAATTTACTCTCTTCCGTACGAGTCTCAATGTTGTTGATACCCCACTGGACTCGAGGGGACGTATTAACATAAAACTTTCTATTCCAAAATAGTTTTTGTACATTCTAGAATGTAGATTTTCCTTtctgttatttttattctttattctcttGTAATAGAATGATTCTCTttgtaaagtgtataaatatacACTGACTCTCACTATCAATACAACTTGGAAATTCAGCAAAACTGTGGCTCTAacacttttgtaaaatttctttgtgattaaaacatttctcttttcatacaTTACAAAACATTTGagtttttgtattgttttaaaatttgtgacGGTCCTGAAACCATATTACCAAAGATAGTATATATTGACGGTTTaagtaggggtgtcaaatcgtgttaacgggtcgtattcgtatcgtgtcaagatatgtatattatactatataggtcaatctTAACCCGACCCGTTAAACTTATCGTGTCAAgatctcaaatcctaacacaacccattaacataacgggtcgtatcgtgtcaacccgttttgacccttttatgtaaatggattgaacatacccaaaattaacccccttgatctagttaagtttagcataattttatataaatgttaaaatcaaaatatctataagaaatataaaactaattacaagtctaaaattacaatctaaacaataaaaatatcgaaattaaaatcttaaaaattttattttttaggtataagggtataattgtaactttaactttcttaacgggtcataacgggttgacccgttatcaacccgttaagctatcgtgtcttaacgggtcaatccgttttgacccgaattCGTTAAGACTAAACCCTAACCCACTTTTAtagtgtcgtgttcgtgttgggttaacaggtcgtgtcacatattgtcacccctaGGTTTAAGTAGATCATCACtaaaattggaaaaattatTTGAGGATCGTACGCACATATAAAACCTACTTTCGAACGTCAGTGATATGCCGTTATTTTATAGGTTAACACGTTCAAACGTATATCaataaacattcaaacgtataaTATACAAGCTCTAAGCCAGCAGAGAAAtaactcattttttctttagaaaaaacatatttgattttccctttttttctttttaatctgttgtgagaaattgaaaattcatgaaGCTCCTTCTAATTATATGATAGGTCAAATTCCTTTTGGGTAGGCAATTGTTAGAGCTTATAATCACAGacctttattaaaataaaataaaattatccacCAATgagttaattataatttgttatgcACTTCTgtgtaaaaagaaatattttatcgagtttcataaaaataaatttataaattaacatgtgGTTATATGATGCGTAAGAtcgtaaattattttctattataaaataaactcgaCATACCTGTCATATTAagttatttcaatttataaatttatttttaatttatttatggatACAATACTTCTACATTGTAAAAGCACCACGTAGACCCCAAGCTCCATCTATAGCAGCGGCTCAAGTTTAGCTTCATGAAATGGCAATCCTCACGATCTGAACCAACAGTTGCAAGCTCTTAAATTCTTTAGCAATTA comes from Juglans microcarpa x Juglans regia isolate MS1-56 chromosome 8S, Jm3101_v1.0, whole genome shotgun sequence and encodes:
- the LOC121244088 gene encoding peamaclein-like, whose translation is MKLVFATFLLVCFALISSSFFQTTEAGSSFCDSKCGDRCAKAGVQDRCLKYCGICCEKCQCVPSGTYGNKHECACYKDLKNSKGKSKCP